The following are encoded in a window of Fusarium verticillioides 7600 chromosome 6, whole genome shotgun sequence genomic DNA:
- a CDS encoding tRNA (uracil-O(2)-)-methyltransferase yields the protein MEFPKKAPFEPEEFPPGSPPVIRERCGQVTWLPMCRHTCTFETQHFDEIMLNLVENPNLNSKWLFRADVLFDDDSQTLAPEADGAIQSDPRALDFQGFSRQRTIVRRLIPRNTLRDAPLDQTCSFYHTNSHEDKEAAGEATLSRSLAVYIPHTSSAANLPFYHPKVKGISQLHEWDVATNTGTISVHFALFEPETGEEEVDQVKLGRIAYHLLQTIHKHGHGTARGYVKRVYHDVIVPRERFQDRYSELKNKYARTLVKSWLETTDPTKHVFEDLGIAAFLIELWKEMYHNRDFPGFVDIGCGNGLLVHILRMEGYAGWGFDARERKSWSHYNSPFTGSPSGNSLQRLLLLPSVIPREAASDDTRVINSEDIHDGLFPQGTFIISNHADELTPWTPILAAISQCPFLMIPCCSHNLTGDRWRAPPPRDKTKPKSMFASLVDWVTQIAEDCGWNVETEMLRIPSTRNTGLVGRENTRKGEEVDIHGILQKYGGVQGYYDNVVKLLKSSPRGH from the coding sequence ATGGAGTTTCCAAAGAAGGCACCTTTTGAGCCCGAGGAGTTTCCTCCGGGATCGCCGCCCGTAATCCGCGAACGTTGCGGCCAAGTTACCTGGTTACCTATGTGCCGCCACACATGCACGTTTGAGACTCAGCATTTCGACGAGATTATGCTCAACCTTGTTGAGAATCcaaacctcaactccaagtgGTTGTTTCGTGCAGATGTTctcttcgatgatgacagtcAGACCCTTGCCCCTGAAGCTGACGGTGCCATCCAAAGTGACCCTAGGGCTCTCGACTTCCAAGGATTCAGCCGGCAAAGAACAATTGTGCGCCGACTGATACCCAGAAACACACTTCGCGACGCTCCATTAGACCAGACCTGCTCCTTCTATCACACAAATAGTCATGAGGATAAAGAGGCTGCCGGGGAAGCCACCCTGTCAAGATCACTGGCCGTGTATATACCACATACCTCCTCTGCTGCAAACCTACCCTTCTATCACCCAAAGGTCAAGGGTATCAGCCAGCTTCATGAATGGGATGTAGCCACCAACACAGGCACCATCTCCGTCCACTTTGCACTCTTTGAACCCGAGAcaggcgaggaagaggtcgacCAAGTCAAATTGGGGAGGATAGCTTACCATCTACTCCAGACCATTCACAAGCATGGTCACGGCACCGCTCGAGGCTACGTCAAAAGAGTTTATCACGATGTCATTGTACCCCGAGAGAGGTTTCAGGATAGGTACTCTGAACTAAAGAACAAATACGCCAGAACTCTCGTCAAGTCCTGGCTTGAGACTACAGATCCCACAAAACATGTCTTTGAAGATTTAGGTATCGCAGCATTTCTGATTGAGCTGTGGAAGGAGATGTACCACAACAGGGACTTTCCAGGGTTTGTGGACATCGGCTGCGGCAATGGGTTACTGGTTCATATCCTCAGGATGGAAGGATATGCTGGTTGGGGTTTCGATGCCCGCGAGCGTAAGTCGTGGTCTCATTACAACTCACCATTCACGGGATCACCCTCTGGGAACTCCCTCCAGAGGTTGCTCTTACTTCCCAGTGTCATTCCTAGGGAGGCAGCGAGTGATGATACTAGAGTAATCAACTCTGAAGACATTCATGATGGCCTCTTCCCTCAGGGCACATTCATAATCTCTAACCACGCCGACGAGCTTACACCTTGGACACCAATTCTTGCCGCCATATCTCAATGCCCGTTCCTCATGATACCGTGTTGCAGTCATAATCTCACAGGAGATAGGTGGCGGGCACCTCCGCCTCGAGACAAGACCAAACCAAAAAGTATGTTTGCATCTTTAGTCGACTGGGTTACGCAAATAGCGGAAGATTGCGGATGGAACGTTGAGAcggagatgttgaggataCCAAGTACTCGAAACACAGGCTTGGTCGGCCGAGAAAACACAAGGAAGGGTGAAGAGGTCGATATACACGGGATACTACAGAAGTACGGAGGAGTACAAGGGTATTACGACAATGTTGTTAAGCTGCTCAAATCATCCCCCAGAGGACACTGA
- a CDS encoding hypothetical protein (At least one base has a quality score < 10), whose amino-acid sequence MFATQRPLAALSCLLSILSIIPTVCAQDKVYINGTGDNGVFHERLDVSRTPSLYTGDFDDCLNDGSLFNVTGFDTAYYSDNLTVSFHVYGSTNIRQESVMMHLSIEVYGEERFNKTYDPCAENVTSLCPLKAGQPIEAYITTSISANDIAGIPSIALNIPDLEGYSRIRIFANSTQTEIGCFQATMSNGRTFSQPEIVGSILGAFTVFAVLASFATAIYGVQIPHIRMHYAHSFSILIIFETFQSIFFSGALSVNWPALLPAWWSNFAWTAGMFASLDMIDAISPFAGVSGNASQVGSAGSVPINNGGGLAQQIFGRSLGRRSVPQLESIVHSLTRRHDFNSSNPYDYDWAGEPRNPGMPLPGDYSGFPGVLSVVGIPRNDAFIIGLIWFLVVLAAVALSVATAKLVLELCHKFKLIKSDGFDFFRSHWVGYMAAGLLRTLFIAFFVMMTLAMFQFSINGPPGPTAIAAVIFVMFLGFAGLTAYACSSRLREGKYEVVSDTLRFEQGLVLKKIPFVATTLASSIGEEEQAHKPRLFASLPIRRIKFVDKNPERPQVHQDEPYIKHYGWLSARYRLSRWWFFTVYLAYQFVRACFIGGGRASPLAQVYGLFVFEVVASVIIIKLKPFEGSRNTTAAIWLLSISKIITTGLSIAFLRTLDLSRVAATAIGMIILVVQCFLAAAILVLIVLGMISTWMSLSRNREDFPDKIDDLRVRYFEHMEDRAGTSKPKEDEVDELAELSKSIFSISNVRRNTQSNAFPVVEGSNSQIPSHPAHPLNRRRANSGGSSRHSVNSLPRSGRTHRASWSAKDFAEWDADMNRGDTSRMSRMRTSSLRMQASRYSGSRPPMTPTRESAEFPRTSINTMSPEDKDAIVQDKIEENAATPKRRKRTVSWADQSSICEEPITEAQKVDDKPLEKIDSTGGREEEQVKSKSEP is encoded by the exons atgTTCGCGACCCAACGACCTCTGGCGGCATTGTCATGCCTTCTCTCCATTTTAAGCATTATCCCAACTGTGTGCGCCCAAGACAAGGTTTACATCAACGGAACTGGCGACAATGGAGTTTTCCACGAACGGCTCGATGTTAGTCGGACACCATCATTATATACGGGCGACTTTGACGACTGTCTGAATGACGGAAGTCTTTTCAACGTGACGGGTTTCGACACAGCCTATTACTCTGATAACCTCACTGTGTCATTTCACGTCTATGGAAGCACCAATATCCGTCAGGAAAGTGTCATGA TGCATCTTTCTATTGAGGTATATGGAGAAGAGCGTTTTAACAAAACCTACGACCCTTGTGCGGAAAACGTCACAAGCCTTTGCCCGTTGAAGGCCGGTCAGCCCATCGAGGCATACATTACAACTTCAATATCTGCCAATGACATCGCAGGAATTCCGTCAATTGCTCTCAACATTCCCGACTTGGAAGGTTACTCGCGCATCCGGATCTTTGCCAACTCAACACAGACAGAAATTGGGTGTTTCCAGGCTACTATGAGTAACGGAAGGACCTTTTCACAGCCTGAGATCGTGGGATCAATACTGGGAGCCTTCACCGTGTTCGCGGTGTTGGCCTCGTTTGCAACAGCGATCTATGGCGTTCAGATCCCTCATATAAGAATGCACTACGCCCATTCTTTTTCGATTCTGATCATTTTCGAGACCTTTCAATCGATCTTCTTTTCCGGGGCACTATCTGTCAACTGGCCTGCCCTGCTTCCTGCCTGGTGGAGCAACTTTGCGTGGACTGCTGGCATGTTTGCAAGCCTTGACATGATTGATGCTATCAGCCCATTTGCTGGCGTGTCTGGGAACGCCAGTCAAGTTGGCTCTGCAGGGTCGGTCCCCATCAACAACGGCGGTGGTCTTGCGCAGCAGATCTTTGGCAGAAGCCTTGGAAGACGCTCTGTTCCCCAACTTGAGAGTATTGTCCACTCGTTAACCCGTCGCCACGACTTCAACTCCAGCAACCCATATGACTATGACTGGGCTGGGGAGCCTCGAAATCCTGGAATGCCACTCCCAGGCGACTATTCTGGCTTCCCCGGTGTACTATCTGTGGTTGGCATCCCTCGAAATGACGCTTTCATCATTGGGCTTATTTGGTTCCTTGTTGTCCTAGCGGCCGTTGCCCTATCCGTGGCAACGGCCaagcttgtgcttgagcTGTGTCACAAattcaagcttatcaagTCCGATGGCTTCGACTTCTTTCGTTCACATTGGGTCGGATACATGGCCGCGGGCCTACTTCGAACGCTATTTATCGCTTTCTTCGTCATGATGACACTGGCCATGTTCCAGTTCTCGATCAACGGTCCGCCGGGTCCGACTGCTATTGCTGCAGTCATTTTCGTGATGTTCTTGGGTTTTGCTGGCCTAACAGCATATGCTTGCTCATCTAGGCTACGTGAAGGCAAGTATGAGGTCGTATCTGATACGCTTCGTTTTGAGCAAGGGTTGGTCCTTAAGAAGATCCCATTCGTGGCAACGACACTTGCAAGCTCcatcggcgaggaggaacaggctCACAAGCCGCGCCTCTTTGCCAGCCTGCCTATTCGCCGTATCAAAtttgttgacaagaacccTGAAAGACCACAGGTTCACCAAGATGAACCCTACATCAAACATTATGGTTGGCTTTCGGCACGATATCGACTCTCTCGGTGGTGGTTCTTTACGGTCTACTTAGCATATCAGTTTGTCCGAGCATGCTTCATCGGCGGAGGTCGAGCAAGCCCCTTGGCCCAGGTCTATggtctctttgtctttgaagtcGTCGCTTCGGTCATtatcatcaaactcaagcCTTTTGAAGGGTCTCGCAATACGACAGCAGCAATTTGGTTACTATCGATCTCGAAGATCATCACTACGGGCCTTTCCATCGCATTCTTGAGAACTCTCGATCTTAGCCGCGTTGCAGCAACAGCTATTGGTATGATCATCCTTGTGGTTCAGTGTTTCCTTGCCGCAGCCATCTTGGTCCTGATTGTCCTCGGAATGATATCGACGTGGATGTCTCTGTCTCGTAACCGCGAGGACTTCCCAGATAAGATCGATGATTTGCGGGTAAGGTATTTCGAACACATGGAAGATAGAGCAGGTACATCAAAGCCCAAGGAAGACGAAGTGGATGAGCTTGCGGAGTTATCCAAGTCAATCTTCAGTATTAGCAACGTTCGACGCAATACCCAGAGCAATGCGTTCCCAGTGGTAGAGGGCTCAAACTCGCAgattccttctcatccagcacATCCACTCAACCGACGCAGGGCAAACAGTGGCGGTTCGAGTCGTCACTCGGTCAACAGTCTGCCTCGAAGTGGCCGTACCCACCGTGCATCGTGGAGTGCGAAAGACTTTGCAGAGTGGGATGCCGACATGAACAGAGGAGACACATCACGAATGAGTCGCATGCGAACTAGCTCTTTGCGTATGCAAGCATCGAGATACTCTGGTAGTCGGCCACCAATGACGCCGACTCGAGAATCCGCCGAGTTTCCTCGTACGagtatcaacaccatgagTCCAGAGGACAAAGATGCGATCgtacaagacaagatcgaggagaaTGCAGCTacgccaaagagaagaaagaggacCGTAAGCTGGGCAGATCAAAGTTCAATCTGCGAGGAACCCATTACCGAGGCTCAGAAGGTCGACGATAAGCCACTCGAGAAGATAGACTCGACCGgtggccgagaagaagaacaggtCAAGTCGAAGTCAGAACCATAG